A DNA window from Takifugu flavidus isolate HTHZ2018 chromosome 15, ASM371156v2, whole genome shotgun sequence contains the following coding sequences:
- the and2 gene encoding actinodin2 has protein sequence MARVGRPSFSLIHTGFLLAVVLLPEFLGAVPLEQHKEEEVPAASDVKAEAMERLTKLVRNRRNVPVLAMPQFKRLPDFWGWYKYFMDTHNQEGVEDLDRLYMAYLQNKHRSEEGPTFNHYLSHLSEIYKACADSDDPECISESTSKPKAAMVMPAPIKSAAVRLCNPYLDPYCLFPLAPHAAVPELEPAPAPAPAKVPAPILTPMLPMPMKSHTGFYYYAPVLEPFLSPEQKNELLRICNPEDVECLQYHLRAAFGYRPAPGPAPSYAALKCNPKDPYCMPTLVQKAPTGFYHLMYPRCDPEVDPLCVMNVAAPVTAKEAPKEQQCNPLFDAGCNPLTATKLYGHTKPVLEYAPNDEPAPPAGSLTCNPSDDPYCILAAALALRKPVPQLPEHQVRYNLGVPGKTKEGYDCYVHYDKDCTPVESGPKAKANIKAPAKPYCHPFDPSCNKFSSPPIVEAPKPGKDGIILPHPDCDPEYDYNCRLRRARAAPVADEPAASEGKAANEPVKEAPVPRFEDFLRGIMRQHK, from the exons ATGGCGCGAGTTGGACGGCCATCTTTTTCCCTGATCCACACAGGATTCCTGCTAGCAGTGGTTTTATTACCAG AGTTTCTGGGGGCCGTGCCGCTGGAGCAGcacaaggaggaggaag TACCGGCAGCCTCCGATGTGAAAGCTGAGGCCATGGAGAGGCTCACAAAGCTTGTTCGCAACAGAAGGAACGTCCCAGTTTTGGCTATGCCCCAGTTTAAACGCCTGCCAGACTTCTGGGGATGGTACAAGTACTTCATGGACACCCACAACCAGGAGGGA GTTGAAGATCTGGACCGGTTGTATATGGCCTACCTGCAGAACAAGCACAGGTCTGAAGAGGGCCCAACCTTCAACCACTACCTGAGTCACCTCAGTGAAATCTACAAGGCCTGTGCTGATTCTGACGATCCAGAGTGCATCTCAGAGTCCACCAGCAAGCCAAAGGCAGCAATGGTGATGCCCGCCCCCATCAAATCTGCCGCTGTTAGGCTGTGCAACCCTTACCTCGACCCATACTGCCTCTTCCCTCTCGCCCCCCATGCTGCTGTCCCTGAGCTGgaaccagctccagctccagctccggcCAAAGTTCCTGCCCCTATCCTCACCCCAATGCTGCCCATGCCTATGAAGAGTCACACTGGCTTCTACTACTATGCCCCTGTCCTGGAACCCTTCCTGAGTCCTGAGCAGAAGAACGAGCTGCTGAGAATCTGTAACCCTGAAGATGTCGAATGTCTGCAGTATCACCTGAGGGCCGCTTTTGGCTATCGCCCTGCTCCCGGCCCCGCCCCATCCTACGCTGCCCTCAAATGTAACCCCAAAGACCCATACTGCATGCCAACACTGGTCCAGAAAGCCCCCACTGGATTTTACCATCTGATGTACCCCAGGTGTGACCCAGAAGTGGATCCTCTGTGTGTGATGAACGTCGCTGCTCCTGTTACTGCGAAGGAAGCTCCAAAAGAGCAACAGTGCAACCCCCTGTTCGACGCTGGCTGCAATCCTCTGACTGCCACCAAGCTCTATGGGCATACCAAGCCTGTCCTGGAGTATGCCCCCAATGATGAGcctgcacctcctgctggttCTCTGACCTGCAACCCTTCAGACGACCCATACTGCATACTGGCAGCAGCTCTTGCCCTGCGAAAGCCCGTTCCACAGCTCCCAGAACACCAG gTCCGCTACAACCTCGGGGTCCCCGGCAAGACCAAGGAGGGCTACGACTGCTATGTGCACTATGACAAAGACTGCACGCCTGTGGAGTCTGGCCCCAAGGCCAAGGCTAACATCAAGGCCCCAGCCAAGCCCTATTGCCACCCATTCGACCCCAGCTGCAACaagttttcctctcctcccatcgtTGAAGCTCCAAAGCCTGGAAAAGATGGCATAATCCTGCCTCACCCCGACTGCGACCCTGAATACGACTACAACTGCCGCCTGCGCCGTGCCAGGGCCGCCCCCGTTGCTGACGAGCCCGCTGCCTCCGAGGGGAAAGCTGCCAACGAGCCCGTCAAGGAGGCCCCTGTACCACGCTTTGAAGATTTTCTCAGGGGCATCATGAGGCAGCACAAATAG